CACTGTCAGCACCGGCGGACCCTTGCGCGCACCAGTTCTGGATTCTCGTCTTCCCGCCGGCAGACACTTGTCGAGGTTCTGTGGAAGAAAGATCCGATCGACGCGTCCGGGGTGCAGTAATTGTGACGCGCGTCGGGTTGGAAAATGAAGAGGGGCTTGGAGCCACTTTGCCCCAAGCCCCCTGAAGGGAATGAGTCAGCAACCTAGAGGGTGTGGCCAAGGGTGGTGCCCAGGTTACAGGTCGGACTCGCGCCGACGTTCGCGCCAGCCGTGTAGTTGCCACCGGAAGGGCAGGAGGGAAGCACCGATCCCTTGAGATACGCGAGCAGCGTGGCGTCCGTCAGCAGATAAGTGTCGGTGGCGGCCTTCTTGTATTCGAGCGCCCACTGGTCCTTTGCGCCGTCGATCTGCTTGAGGTTCGAGATGCAACTCTTCTGCTGGGCCGACGTGCGGGCCTTCACGAAGTTCGGGATCGCGATCGCGGCGAGCAGGCCGATGATGGCCACGACGATCATGATTTCCACGAGCGTGAAGCCCCCTTGGGAATTGCGGACGTTGGTCTTCATGGTGTTTGCCTTTCTCTGCGTGCGGCCGTGAACCGGCGAGAGGCGGGTTTATGATGAGTTTGGTCTTTGTCCACGTTATTGCCTGCTCGCCAACCGTGCGATCAGTTTAGCATGG
This window of the Verrucomicrobiota bacterium genome carries:
- a CDS encoding prepilin-type N-terminal cleavage/methylation domain-containing protein; this translates as MKTNVRNSQGGFTLVEIMIVVAIIGLLAAIAIPNFVKARTSAQQKSCISNLKQIDGAKDQWALEYKKAATDTYLLTDATLLAYLKGSVLPSCPSGGNYTAGANVGASPTCNLGTTLGHTL